The following coding sequences are from one Macaca mulatta isolate MMU2019108-1 chromosome 7, T2T-MMU8v2.0, whole genome shotgun sequence window:
- the TPM1 gene encoding tropomyosin alpha-1 chain isoform X11, with protein MAGSSSLEAVRRKIRSLQEQADAAEERAGTLQRELDHERKLRETAEADVASLNRRIQLVEEELDRAQERLATALQKLEEAEKAADESERGMKVIESRAQKDEEKMEIQEIQLKEAKHIAEDADRKYEEVARKLVIIESDLERAEERAELSEGQVRQLEEQLRIMDQTLKALMAAEDKYSQKEDKYEEEIKVLSDKLKEAETRAEFAERSVTKLEKSIDDLEDELYAQKLKYKAISEELDHALNDMTSI; from the exons ATGGCGGGGAGTAGCTCCCTGGAGGCGGTGCGGAGGAAGATCCGGAGCCTGCAGGAGCAGGCAGACGCCGCAGAGGAGCGCGCGGGCACCCTGCAGCGCGAGCTGGACCACGAGAGGAAGCTGAGGGAGACC GCTGAAGCCGATGTAGCTTCTCTGAACAGACGCATCCAGCTCGTTGAGGAAGAGTTGGATCGTGCCCAGGAGCGTCTGGCAACAGCTTTGCAGAAGCTGGAGGAAGCTGAGAAGGCAGCAGATGAGAGTGAGAG AGGCATGAAAGTCATTGAGAGTCGAGCccaaaaggatgaagaaaaaatggaaattcagGAGATCCAACTGAAAGAGGCCAAGCACATTGCTGAAGATGCCGACCGCAAATATGAAGAG GTGGCCCGTAAGCTGGTCATCATTGAGAGTGACCTGGAACGTGCAGAGGAGCGGGCTGAGCTCTCAGAAGG CCAAGTCCGACAGCTGGAAGAACAATTAAGAATAATGGATCAGACCTTGAAAGCATTAATGGCTGCAGAGGATAAG TACTCGCAGAAGGAAGACAAATATGAGGAAGAGATCAAGGTCCTTTCCGACAAGCTGAAGGAG GCTGAGACTCGGGCTGAGTTTGCGGAGAGGTCAGTAACTAAATTGGAGAAAAGCATTGATGACTTAGAAG ACGAGCTGTACGCTCAGAAACTGAAGTACAAAGCCATCAGCGAGGAGCTGGACCACGCTCTCAACGATATGACTTCCAT ATAA
- the TPM1 gene encoding tropomyosin alpha-1 chain isoform X14, with the protein MDAIKKKMQMLKLDKENALDRAEQAEADKKAAEDRSKQLEEDIAAKEKLLRVSEDERDRVLEELHKAEDSLLAAEEAAAKLEDELVSLQKKLKGTEDELDKYSEALKDAQEKLELAEKKATDAEADVASLNRRIQLVEEELDRAQERLATALQKLEEAEKAADESERGMKVIESRAQKDEEKMEIQEIQLKEAKHIAEDADRKYEEVARKLVIIESDLERAEERAELSEGKCAELEEELKTVTNNLKSLEAQAEKYSQKEDKYEEEIKVLSDKLKEAETRAEFAERSVTKLEKSIDDLEEKVAHAKEENLSMHQMLDQTLLELNNM; encoded by the exons ATGGACGCCATCAAGAAGAAGATGCAGATGCTGAAGCTCGACAAGGAGAACGCCTTGGATCGAGCTGAGCAGGCGGAGGCCGACAAGAAGGCGGCGGAAGACAGGAGCAAGCAG CTCGAGGAGGACATCGCGGCCAAGGAGAAGTTGCTGCGGGTGTCGGAGGACGAGCGGGACCGGGTGCTGGAGGAGCTGCACAAGGCGGAGGACAGCCTCCTGGCCGCCGAGGAGGCCGCCGCCAAG CTGGAAGATGAGCTGGTGTCACTGCAAAAGAAACTCAAGGGCACCGAAGATGAACTGGACAAATACTCTGAGGCTCTCAAAGATGCCCAGGAGAAGCTGGAGCTGGCAGAGAAAAAGGCCACCGAC GCTGAAGCCGATGTAGCTTCTCTGAACAGACGCATCCAGCTCGTTGAGGAAGAGTTGGATCGTGCCCAGGAGCGTCTGGCAACAGCTTTGCAGAAGCTGGAGGAAGCTGAGAAGGCAGCAGATGAGAGTGAGAG AGGCATGAAAGTCATTGAGAGTCGAGCccaaaaggatgaagaaaaaatggaaattcagGAGATCCAACTGAAAGAGGCCAAGCACATTGCTGAAGATGCCGACCGCAAATATGAAGAG GTGGCCCGTAAGCTGGTCATCATTGAGAGTGACCTGGAACGTGCAGAGGAGCGGGCTGAGCTCTCAGAAGG CAAATGTGCCGAGCTTGAAGAAGAATTGAAAACTGTGACGAACAACTTGAAGTCACTGGAGGCTCAGGCTGAGAAG TACTCGCAGAAGGAAGACAAATATGAGGAAGAGATCAAGGTCCTTTCCGACAAGCTGAAGGAG GCTGAGACTCGGGCTGAGTTTGCGGAGAGGTCAGTAACTAAATTGGAGAAAAGCATTGATGACTTAGAAG
- the TPM1 gene encoding tropomyosin alpha-1 chain isoform X9, which produces MAGSSSLEAVRRKIRSLQEQADAAEERAGTLQRELDHERKLRETAEADVASLNRRIQLVEEELDRAQERLATALQKLEEAEKAADESERGMKVIESRAQKDEEKMEIQEIQLKEAKHIAEDADRKYEEVARKLVIIESDLERAEERAELSEGKCAELEEELKTVTNNLKSLEAQAEKYSQKEDKYEEEIKVLSDKLKEAETRAEFAERSVTKLEKSIDDLEDELYAQKLKYKAISEELDHALNDMTSI; this is translated from the exons ATGGCGGGGAGTAGCTCCCTGGAGGCGGTGCGGAGGAAGATCCGGAGCCTGCAGGAGCAGGCAGACGCCGCAGAGGAGCGCGCGGGCACCCTGCAGCGCGAGCTGGACCACGAGAGGAAGCTGAGGGAGACC GCTGAAGCCGATGTAGCTTCTCTGAACAGACGCATCCAGCTCGTTGAGGAAGAGTTGGATCGTGCCCAGGAGCGTCTGGCAACAGCTTTGCAGAAGCTGGAGGAAGCTGAGAAGGCAGCAGATGAGAGTGAGAG AGGCATGAAAGTCATTGAGAGTCGAGCccaaaaggatgaagaaaaaatggaaattcagGAGATCCAACTGAAAGAGGCCAAGCACATTGCTGAAGATGCCGACCGCAAATATGAAGAG GTGGCCCGTAAGCTGGTCATCATTGAGAGTGACCTGGAACGTGCAGAGGAGCGGGCTGAGCTCTCAGAAGG CAAATGTGCCGAGCTTGAAGAAGAATTGAAAACTGTGACGAACAACTTGAAGTCACTGGAGGCTCAGGCTGAGAAG TACTCGCAGAAGGAAGACAAATATGAGGAAGAGATCAAGGTCCTTTCCGACAAGCTGAAGGAG GCTGAGACTCGGGCTGAGTTTGCGGAGAGGTCAGTAACTAAATTGGAGAAAAGCATTGATGACTTAGAAG ACGAGCTGTACGCTCAGAAACTGAAGTACAAAGCCATCAGCGAGGAGCTGGACCACGCTCTCAACGATATGACTTCCAT ATAA
- the TPM1 gene encoding tropomyosin alpha-1 chain isoform X26, with protein sequence MAGSSSLEAVRRKIRSLQEQADAAEERAGTLQRELDHERKLRETAEADVASLNRRIQLVEEELDRAQERLATALQKLEEAEKAADESERGMKVIESRAQKDEEKMEIQEIQLKEAKHIAEDADRKYEEVARKLVIIESDLERAEERAELSEGQVRQLEEQLRIMDQTLKALMAAEDKYSQKEDKYEEEIKVLSDKLKEAETRAEFAERSVTKLEKSIDDLEDKFLCFTSPKTPSSSWMSHLSELCICLFSS encoded by the exons ATGGCGGGGAGTAGCTCCCTGGAGGCGGTGCGGAGGAAGATCCGGAGCCTGCAGGAGCAGGCAGACGCCGCAGAGGAGCGCGCGGGCACCCTGCAGCGCGAGCTGGACCACGAGAGGAAGCTGAGGGAGACC GCTGAAGCCGATGTAGCTTCTCTGAACAGACGCATCCAGCTCGTTGAGGAAGAGTTGGATCGTGCCCAGGAGCGTCTGGCAACAGCTTTGCAGAAGCTGGAGGAAGCTGAGAAGGCAGCAGATGAGAGTGAGAG AGGCATGAAAGTCATTGAGAGTCGAGCccaaaaggatgaagaaaaaatggaaattcagGAGATCCAACTGAAAGAGGCCAAGCACATTGCTGAAGATGCCGACCGCAAATATGAAGAG GTGGCCCGTAAGCTGGTCATCATTGAGAGTGACCTGGAACGTGCAGAGGAGCGGGCTGAGCTCTCAGAAGG CCAAGTCCGACAGCTGGAAGAACAATTAAGAATAATGGATCAGACCTTGAAAGCATTAATGGCTGCAGAGGATAAG TACTCGCAGAAGGAAGACAAATATGAGGAAGAGATCAAGGTCCTTTCCGACAAGCTGAAGGAG GCTGAGACTCGGGCTGAGTTTGCGGAGAGGTCAGTAACTAAATTGGAGAAAAGCATTGATGACTTAGAAG ATAAATTTCTTTGCTTCACTTCTCCCAAGACTCCCTCGTCGAGCTGGATGTCCCACCTCTCTGAGCTCTGCATTTGTCTGTTCTCCAGCTGA
- the TPM1 gene encoding tropomyosin alpha-1 chain isoform X8, producing MDAIKKKMQMLKLDKENALDRAEQAEADKKAAEDRSKQLEEDIAAKEKLLRVSEDERDRVLEELHKAEDSLLAAEEAAAKAEADVASLNRRIQLVEEELDRAQERLATALQKLEEAEKAADESERGMKVIESRAQKDEEKMEIQEIQLKEAKHIAEDADRKYEEVARKLVIIESDLERAEERAELSEGQVRQLEEQLRIMDQTLKALMAAEDKYSQKEDKYEEEIKVLSDKLKEAETRAEFAERSVTKLEKSIDDLEEKVAHAKEENLSMHQMLDQTLLELNNM from the exons ATGGACGCCATCAAGAAGAAGATGCAGATGCTGAAGCTCGACAAGGAGAACGCCTTGGATCGAGCTGAGCAGGCGGAGGCCGACAAGAAGGCGGCGGAAGACAGGAGCAAGCAG CTCGAGGAGGACATCGCGGCCAAGGAGAAGTTGCTGCGGGTGTCGGAGGACGAGCGGGACCGGGTGCTGGAGGAGCTGCACAAGGCGGAGGACAGCCTCCTGGCCGCCGAGGAGGCCGCCGCCAAG GCTGAAGCCGATGTAGCTTCTCTGAACAGACGCATCCAGCTCGTTGAGGAAGAGTTGGATCGTGCCCAGGAGCGTCTGGCAACAGCTTTGCAGAAGCTGGAGGAAGCTGAGAAGGCAGCAGATGAGAGTGAGAG AGGCATGAAAGTCATTGAGAGTCGAGCccaaaaggatgaagaaaaaatggaaattcagGAGATCCAACTGAAAGAGGCCAAGCACATTGCTGAAGATGCCGACCGCAAATATGAAGAG GTGGCCCGTAAGCTGGTCATCATTGAGAGTGACCTGGAACGTGCAGAGGAGCGGGCTGAGCTCTCAGAAGG CCAAGTCCGACAGCTGGAAGAACAATTAAGAATAATGGATCAGACCTTGAAAGCATTAATGGCTGCAGAGGATAAG TACTCGCAGAAGGAAGACAAATATGAGGAAGAGATCAAGGTCCTTTCCGACAAGCTGAAGGAG GCTGAGACTCGGGCTGAGTTTGCGGAGAGGTCAGTAACTAAATTGGAGAAAAGCATTGATGACTTAGAAG
- the TPM1 gene encoding tropomyosin alpha-1 chain isoform X6, whose amino-acid sequence MDAIKKKMQMLKLDKENALDRAEQAEADKKAAEDRSKQLEDELVSLQKKLKGTEDELDKYSEALKDAQEKLELAEKKATDAEADVASLNRRIQLVEEELDRAQERLATALQKLEEAEKAADESERGMKVIESRAQKDEEKMEIQEIQLKEAKHIAEDADRKYEEVARKLVIIESDLERAEERAELSEGQVRQLEEQLRIMDQTLKALMAAEDKYSQKEDKYEEEIKVLSDKLKEAETRAEFAERSVTKLEKSIDDLEEKVAHAKEENLSMHQMLDQTLLELNNM is encoded by the exons ATGGACGCCATCAAGAAGAAGATGCAGATGCTGAAGCTCGACAAGGAGAACGCCTTGGATCGAGCTGAGCAGGCGGAGGCCGACAAGAAGGCGGCGGAAGACAGGAGCAAGCAG CTGGAAGATGAGCTGGTGTCACTGCAAAAGAAACTCAAGGGCACCGAAGATGAACTGGACAAATACTCTGAGGCTCTCAAAGATGCCCAGGAGAAGCTGGAGCTGGCAGAGAAAAAGGCCACCGAC GCTGAAGCCGATGTAGCTTCTCTGAACAGACGCATCCAGCTCGTTGAGGAAGAGTTGGATCGTGCCCAGGAGCGTCTGGCAACAGCTTTGCAGAAGCTGGAGGAAGCTGAGAAGGCAGCAGATGAGAGTGAGAG AGGCATGAAAGTCATTGAGAGTCGAGCccaaaaggatgaagaaaaaatggaaattcagGAGATCCAACTGAAAGAGGCCAAGCACATTGCTGAAGATGCCGACCGCAAATATGAAGAG GTGGCCCGTAAGCTGGTCATCATTGAGAGTGACCTGGAACGTGCAGAGGAGCGGGCTGAGCTCTCAGAAGG CCAAGTCCGACAGCTGGAAGAACAATTAAGAATAATGGATCAGACCTTGAAAGCATTAATGGCTGCAGAGGATAAG TACTCGCAGAAGGAAGACAAATATGAGGAAGAGATCAAGGTCCTTTCCGACAAGCTGAAGGAG GCTGAGACTCGGGCTGAGTTTGCGGAGAGGTCAGTAACTAAATTGGAGAAAAGCATTGATGACTTAGAAG
- the TPM1 gene encoding tropomyosin alpha-1 chain isoform X2, translating into MDAIKKKMQMLKLDKENALDRAEQAEADKKAAEDRSKQLEDELVSLQKKLKGTEDELDKYSEALKDAQEKLELAEKKATDAEADVASLNRRIQLVEEELDRAQERLATALQKLEEAEKAADESERGMKVIESRAQKDEEKMEIQEIQLKEAKHIAEDADRKYEEVARKLVIIESDLERAEERAELSEGKCAELEEELKTVTNNLKSLEAQAEKYSQKEDKYEEEIKVLSDKLKEAETRAEFAERSVTKLEKSIDDLEEKVAHAKEENLSMHQMLDQTLLELNNM; encoded by the exons ATGGACGCCATCAAGAAGAAGATGCAGATGCTGAAGCTCGACAAGGAGAACGCCTTGGATCGAGCTGAGCAGGCGGAGGCCGACAAGAAGGCGGCGGAAGACAGGAGCAAGCAG CTGGAAGATGAGCTGGTGTCACTGCAAAAGAAACTCAAGGGCACCGAAGATGAACTGGACAAATACTCTGAGGCTCTCAAAGATGCCCAGGAGAAGCTGGAGCTGGCAGAGAAAAAGGCCACCGAC GCTGAAGCCGATGTAGCTTCTCTGAACAGACGCATCCAGCTCGTTGAGGAAGAGTTGGATCGTGCCCAGGAGCGTCTGGCAACAGCTTTGCAGAAGCTGGAGGAAGCTGAGAAGGCAGCAGATGAGAGTGAGAG AGGCATGAAAGTCATTGAGAGTCGAGCccaaaaggatgaagaaaaaatggaaattcagGAGATCCAACTGAAAGAGGCCAAGCACATTGCTGAAGATGCCGACCGCAAATATGAAGAG GTGGCCCGTAAGCTGGTCATCATTGAGAGTGACCTGGAACGTGCAGAGGAGCGGGCTGAGCTCTCAGAAGG CAAATGTGCCGAGCTTGAAGAAGAATTGAAAACTGTGACGAACAACTTGAAGTCACTGGAGGCTCAGGCTGAGAAG TACTCGCAGAAGGAAGACAAATATGAGGAAGAGATCAAGGTCCTTTCCGACAAGCTGAAGGAG GCTGAGACTCGGGCTGAGTTTGCGGAGAGGTCAGTAACTAAATTGGAGAAAAGCATTGATGACTTAGAAG
- the TPM1 gene encoding tropomyosin alpha-1 chain isoform X17 produces the protein MAGSSSLEAVRRKIRSLQEQADAAEERAGTLQRELDHERKLRETAEADVASLNRRIQLVEEELDRAQERLATALQKLEEAEKAADESERGMKVIESRAQKDEEKMEIQEIQLKEAKHIAEDADRKYEEVARKLVIIESDLERAEERAELSEGKCAELEEELKTVTNNLKSLEAQAEKYSQKEDKYEEEIKVLSDKLKEAETRAEFAERSVTKLEKSIDDLEDQLYQQLEQNRRLTNELKLALNED, from the exons ATGGCGGGGAGTAGCTCCCTGGAGGCGGTGCGGAGGAAGATCCGGAGCCTGCAGGAGCAGGCAGACGCCGCAGAGGAGCGCGCGGGCACCCTGCAGCGCGAGCTGGACCACGAGAGGAAGCTGAGGGAGACC GCTGAAGCCGATGTAGCTTCTCTGAACAGACGCATCCAGCTCGTTGAGGAAGAGTTGGATCGTGCCCAGGAGCGTCTGGCAACAGCTTTGCAGAAGCTGGAGGAAGCTGAGAAGGCAGCAGATGAGAGTGAGAG AGGCATGAAAGTCATTGAGAGTCGAGCccaaaaggatgaagaaaaaatggaaattcagGAGATCCAACTGAAAGAGGCCAAGCACATTGCTGAAGATGCCGACCGCAAATATGAAGAG GTGGCCCGTAAGCTGGTCATCATTGAGAGTGACCTGGAACGTGCAGAGGAGCGGGCTGAGCTCTCAGAAGG CAAATGTGCCGAGCTTGAAGAAGAATTGAAAACTGTGACGAACAACTTGAAGTCACTGGAGGCTCAGGCTGAGAAG TACTCGCAGAAGGAAGACAAATATGAGGAAGAGATCAAGGTCCTTTCCGACAAGCTGAAGGAG GCTGAGACTCGGGCTGAGTTTGCGGAGAGGTCAGTAACTAAATTGGAGAAAAGCATTGATGACTTAGAAG
- the TPM1 gene encoding tropomyosin alpha-1 chain isoform X22, which translates to MDAIKKKMQMLKLDKENALDRAEQAEADKKAAEDRSKQLEEDIAAKEKLLRVSEDERDRVLEELHKAEDSLLAAEEAAAKAEADVASLNRRIQLVEEELDRAQERLATALQKLEEAEKAADESERGMKVIESRAQKDEEKMEIQEIQLKEAKHIAEDADRKYEEVARKLVIIESDLERAEERAELSEGQVRQLEEQLRIMDQTLKALMAAEDKYSQKEDKYEEEIKVLSDKLKEAETRAEFAERSVTKLEKSIDDLEDQLYQQLEQNRRLTNELKLALNED; encoded by the exons ATGGACGCCATCAAGAAGAAGATGCAGATGCTGAAGCTCGACAAGGAGAACGCCTTGGATCGAGCTGAGCAGGCGGAGGCCGACAAGAAGGCGGCGGAAGACAGGAGCAAGCAG CTCGAGGAGGACATCGCGGCCAAGGAGAAGTTGCTGCGGGTGTCGGAGGACGAGCGGGACCGGGTGCTGGAGGAGCTGCACAAGGCGGAGGACAGCCTCCTGGCCGCCGAGGAGGCCGCCGCCAAG GCTGAAGCCGATGTAGCTTCTCTGAACAGACGCATCCAGCTCGTTGAGGAAGAGTTGGATCGTGCCCAGGAGCGTCTGGCAACAGCTTTGCAGAAGCTGGAGGAAGCTGAGAAGGCAGCAGATGAGAGTGAGAG AGGCATGAAAGTCATTGAGAGTCGAGCccaaaaggatgaagaaaaaatggaaattcagGAGATCCAACTGAAAGAGGCCAAGCACATTGCTGAAGATGCCGACCGCAAATATGAAGAG GTGGCCCGTAAGCTGGTCATCATTGAGAGTGACCTGGAACGTGCAGAGGAGCGGGCTGAGCTCTCAGAAGG CCAAGTCCGACAGCTGGAAGAACAATTAAGAATAATGGATCAGACCTTGAAAGCATTAATGGCTGCAGAGGATAAG TACTCGCAGAAGGAAGACAAATATGAGGAAGAGATCAAGGTCCTTTCCGACAAGCTGAAGGAG GCTGAGACTCGGGCTGAGTTTGCGGAGAGGTCAGTAACTAAATTGGAGAAAAGCATTGATGACTTAGAAG
- the TPM1 gene encoding tropomyosin alpha-1 chain isoform X25 has product MAGSSSLEAVRRKIRSLQEQADAAEERAGTLQRELDHERKLRETAEADVASLNRRIQLVEEELDRAQERLATALQKLEEAEKAADESERGMKVIESRAQKDEEKMEIQEIQLKEAKHIAEDADRKYEEVARKLVIIESDLERAEERAELSEGKCAELEEELKTVTNNLKSLEAQAEKYSQKEDKYEEEIKVLSDKLKEAETRAEFAERSVTKLEKSIDDLEDKFLCFTSPKTPSSSWMSHLSELCICLFSS; this is encoded by the exons ATGGCGGGGAGTAGCTCCCTGGAGGCGGTGCGGAGGAAGATCCGGAGCCTGCAGGAGCAGGCAGACGCCGCAGAGGAGCGCGCGGGCACCCTGCAGCGCGAGCTGGACCACGAGAGGAAGCTGAGGGAGACC GCTGAAGCCGATGTAGCTTCTCTGAACAGACGCATCCAGCTCGTTGAGGAAGAGTTGGATCGTGCCCAGGAGCGTCTGGCAACAGCTTTGCAGAAGCTGGAGGAAGCTGAGAAGGCAGCAGATGAGAGTGAGAG AGGCATGAAAGTCATTGAGAGTCGAGCccaaaaggatgaagaaaaaatggaaattcagGAGATCCAACTGAAAGAGGCCAAGCACATTGCTGAAGATGCCGACCGCAAATATGAAGAG GTGGCCCGTAAGCTGGTCATCATTGAGAGTGACCTGGAACGTGCAGAGGAGCGGGCTGAGCTCTCAGAAGG CAAATGTGCCGAGCTTGAAGAAGAATTGAAAACTGTGACGAACAACTTGAAGTCACTGGAGGCTCAGGCTGAGAAG TACTCGCAGAAGGAAGACAAATATGAGGAAGAGATCAAGGTCCTTTCCGACAAGCTGAAGGAG GCTGAGACTCGGGCTGAGTTTGCGGAGAGGTCAGTAACTAAATTGGAGAAAAGCATTGATGACTTAGAAG ATAAATTTCTTTGCTTCACTTCTCCCAAGACTCCCTCGTCGAGCTGGATGTCCCACCTCTCTGAGCTCTGCATTTGTCTGTTCTCCAGCTGA
- the TPM1 gene encoding tropomyosin alpha-1 chain isoform X21: protein MDAIKKKMQMLKLDKENALDRAEQAEADKKAAEDRSKQLEDELVSLQKKLKGTEDELDKYSEALKDAQEKLELAEKKATDAEADVASLNRRIQLVEEELDRAQERLATALQKLEEAEKAADESERGMKVIESRAQKDEEKMEIQEIQLKEAKHIAEDADRKYEEVARKLVIIESDLERAEERAELSEGKCAELEEELKTVTNNLKSLEAQAEKYSQKEDKYEEEIKVLSDKLKEAETRAEFAERSVTKLEKSIDDLEDQLYQQLEQNRRLTNELKLALNED, encoded by the exons ATGGACGCCATCAAGAAGAAGATGCAGATGCTGAAGCTCGACAAGGAGAACGCCTTGGATCGAGCTGAGCAGGCGGAGGCCGACAAGAAGGCGGCGGAAGACAGGAGCAAGCAG CTGGAAGATGAGCTGGTGTCACTGCAAAAGAAACTCAAGGGCACCGAAGATGAACTGGACAAATACTCTGAGGCTCTCAAAGATGCCCAGGAGAAGCTGGAGCTGGCAGAGAAAAAGGCCACCGAC GCTGAAGCCGATGTAGCTTCTCTGAACAGACGCATCCAGCTCGTTGAGGAAGAGTTGGATCGTGCCCAGGAGCGTCTGGCAACAGCTTTGCAGAAGCTGGAGGAAGCTGAGAAGGCAGCAGATGAGAGTGAGAG AGGCATGAAAGTCATTGAGAGTCGAGCccaaaaggatgaagaaaaaatggaaattcagGAGATCCAACTGAAAGAGGCCAAGCACATTGCTGAAGATGCCGACCGCAAATATGAAGAG GTGGCCCGTAAGCTGGTCATCATTGAGAGTGACCTGGAACGTGCAGAGGAGCGGGCTGAGCTCTCAGAAGG CAAATGTGCCGAGCTTGAAGAAGAATTGAAAACTGTGACGAACAACTTGAAGTCACTGGAGGCTCAGGCTGAGAAG TACTCGCAGAAGGAAGACAAATATGAGGAAGAGATCAAGGTCCTTTCCGACAAGCTGAAGGAG GCTGAGACTCGGGCTGAGTTTGCGGAGAGGTCAGTAACTAAATTGGAGAAAAGCATTGATGACTTAGAAG
- the TPM1 gene encoding tropomyosin alpha-1 chain isoform X27, which translates to MAGSSSLEAVRRKIRSLQEQADAAEERAGTLQRELDHERKLRETAEADVASLNRRIQLVEEELDRAQERLATALQKLEEAEKAADESERGMKVIESRAQKDEEKMEIQEIQLKEAKHIAEDADRKYEEVARKLVIIESDLERAEERAELSEGQVRQLEEQLRIMDQTLKALMAAEDKYSQKEDKYEEEIKVLSDKLKEAETRAEFAERSVTKLEKSIDDLEDQLYQQLEQNRRLTNELKLALNED; encoded by the exons ATGGCGGGGAGTAGCTCCCTGGAGGCGGTGCGGAGGAAGATCCGGAGCCTGCAGGAGCAGGCAGACGCCGCAGAGGAGCGCGCGGGCACCCTGCAGCGCGAGCTGGACCACGAGAGGAAGCTGAGGGAGACC GCTGAAGCCGATGTAGCTTCTCTGAACAGACGCATCCAGCTCGTTGAGGAAGAGTTGGATCGTGCCCAGGAGCGTCTGGCAACAGCTTTGCAGAAGCTGGAGGAAGCTGAGAAGGCAGCAGATGAGAGTGAGAG AGGCATGAAAGTCATTGAGAGTCGAGCccaaaaggatgaagaaaaaatggaaattcagGAGATCCAACTGAAAGAGGCCAAGCACATTGCTGAAGATGCCGACCGCAAATATGAAGAG GTGGCCCGTAAGCTGGTCATCATTGAGAGTGACCTGGAACGTGCAGAGGAGCGGGCTGAGCTCTCAGAAGG CCAAGTCCGACAGCTGGAAGAACAATTAAGAATAATGGATCAGACCTTGAAAGCATTAATGGCTGCAGAGGATAAG TACTCGCAGAAGGAAGACAAATATGAGGAAGAGATCAAGGTCCTTTCCGACAAGCTGAAGGAG GCTGAGACTCGGGCTGAGTTTGCGGAGAGGTCAGTAACTAAATTGGAGAAAAGCATTGATGACTTAGAAG